Proteins from one Natrinema salinisoli genomic window:
- a CDS encoding CBS domain-containing protein gives MEVASDRTKPKVKDYMTRDVATVSPDETVGQVATRIAESEEHSGFPVCERRRVEGFISARDLLLADDGDPIFKVMATDLLVAHPDMKVTDAARVILRSGIQKLPVVDDAGNLVGIISNADVIRSQIERATPEKVGKLMRTLEQIHEIDLTEERRTVALADLTPTQGRVYADELEGRRYELERGLAEPLVVIDNGGTLLLADGHHRVLAADRLDIDEMDAYVIVIDHEIDLGMARTAEKEGLERIDDINVVDYARHPLVQTTKRLQSDGGEDE, from the coding sequence ATGGAGGTCGCGTCGGATCGGACGAAGCCCAAGGTCAAGGACTACATGACACGCGATGTCGCGACGGTATCGCCCGACGAAACCGTCGGGCAGGTCGCGACGCGGATCGCGGAAAGCGAGGAACACAGCGGCTTCCCCGTCTGCGAGCGACGCCGCGTCGAGGGCTTCATCAGCGCCCGCGATCTGTTGCTCGCGGACGACGGCGATCCGATTTTCAAAGTGATGGCGACCGATCTCCTGGTCGCCCACCCCGATATGAAGGTGACCGACGCCGCGCGCGTCATCCTCCGATCGGGGATTCAGAAGCTGCCCGTCGTCGACGACGCTGGCAACCTCGTCGGGATCATCTCCAACGCGGACGTCATCCGCAGTCAGATAGAACGCGCGACGCCCGAAAAGGTCGGCAAGCTGATGCGAACCCTGGAACAGATCCACGAGATCGACCTGACCGAAGAGCGCCGCACCGTCGCGCTCGCTGACCTGACCCCCACACAGGGTCGGGTCTACGCGGACGAGCTCGAGGGCCGGCGATACGAGCTCGAGCGCGGGCTCGCTGAGCCGCTCGTCGTGATAGACAACGGCGGCACTCTCTTGCTGGCGGACGGCCACCATCGCGTGCTCGCGGCCGATCGGCTGGACATCGACGAGATGGACGCCTACGTCATCGTCATCGATCACGAGATCGATCTGGGGATGGCACGGACGGCCGAAAAAGAAGGGCTGGAGCGGATCGACGACATCAACGTCGTCGACTACGCGCGACATCCGCTGGTCCAGACGACGAAGCGACTGCAATCCGACGGCGGCGAGGACGAATAG
- a CDS encoding DHH family phosphoesterase → MVFRLVLGCGTICRQVTERLPERDGDRRLVITDDETVVETLREESVPARSADPADPDAIENVDHPDVIFVASDRTDVNRAALEAARERFPAASIVGYLGGNATAADRQRFDELADHVVDPTAAIADRVIGGTAMPTAESAIELRKQLVGIDGRLAVVAHDNPDPDAIASAVALVAIAESVGVDADACYFGNISHQENRAMVNLLGLNLRNLDRNDSLGEYSAFALVDHSRPGVNDQLPADLHVDIVIDHHPPRGPVPGEFVDLRQQAGATSTVLTEYLDHVDLDFDPATATALLYGIRVDTNDFSREVSPADFRAASLLWPHVDTSLLDQIEQPSLEGDTLETIARAIKNRVQRDSVAVASVGRIGDRDALPQAADQLLAMEGIDTTLVFGFADEMVFLSARSRAADVDLGETLRDAFDRIGSAGGHADMAGAQLEIGILGSADDEEEIESIVSVVEEVITNRFFESIDSRPGVPVGAYTQTSEWLFTQRGEPEDGESA, encoded by the coding sequence ATGGTTTTCCGGCTCGTGCTCGGCTGCGGGACGATCTGCCGACAGGTGACGGAGCGGCTGCCCGAGCGCGACGGCGACCGGCGACTCGTCATCACTGACGACGAGACCGTCGTGGAAACGTTGCGCGAGGAAAGCGTGCCGGCTCGCAGTGCCGATCCCGCCGATCCCGACGCGATCGAGAACGTCGATCACCCGGACGTTATCTTCGTCGCCAGCGACCGTACCGACGTCAACCGAGCCGCCCTCGAGGCGGCCCGAGAGCGGTTCCCGGCGGCGTCGATCGTGGGGTATCTGGGCGGCAACGCGACGGCGGCCGACCGACAGCGGTTCGACGAGCTGGCGGACCACGTCGTCGATCCGACGGCCGCCATTGCCGATCGAGTGATCGGCGGAACGGCGATGCCGACGGCCGAATCCGCGATCGAACTCCGGAAGCAGCTCGTTGGGATCGACGGCCGGCTCGCGGTCGTCGCCCACGACAACCCGGATCCGGACGCGATCGCGAGCGCGGTCGCGCTGGTCGCCATCGCCGAGTCGGTCGGCGTCGACGCCGACGCCTGCTATTTCGGGAACATTTCCCACCAAGAGAACCGGGCGATGGTCAACCTCCTCGGCCTGAACCTGCGAAACCTGGACCGAAACGACTCGCTCGGGGAGTACTCGGCCTTCGCACTCGTCGATCACTCTCGGCCCGGTGTCAACGACCAGCTCCCGGCGGATCTCCACGTGGATATCGTCATCGACCACCATCCGCCTCGCGGACCGGTCCCCGGCGAGTTCGTCGATCTGCGCCAGCAGGCGGGCGCGACCAGCACCGTCCTGACCGAGTACCTCGATCACGTCGATCTCGACTTCGATCCGGCGACGGCGACGGCCCTGCTGTACGGAATCCGGGTCGACACGAACGACTTCTCCAGGGAAGTCTCTCCCGCCGACTTTCGTGCCGCGTCGCTACTGTGGCCCCACGTCGATACCTCGCTGCTGGATCAGATCGAACAGCCCTCGCTCGAGGGCGATACTCTCGAGACGATCGCACGAGCGATCAAGAACCGGGTCCAGCGGGATTCGGTCGCCGTCGCCAGCGTCGGTCGAATCGGCGACCGGGATGCGCTCCCCCAGGCGGCCGACCAGTTACTCGCGATGGAGGGCATCGATACGACGCTGGTCTTCGGATTCGCCGACGAGATGGTCTTCCTGTCGGCCCGATCCCGGGCCGCGGACGTCGATCTCGGGGAGACGCTTCGCGACGCGTTCGATCGAATCGGGAGCGCCGGTGGCCACGCCGATATGGCCGGCGCGCAACTCGAGATCGGTATTCTGGGCAGTGCGGACGACGAGGAGGAGATCGAGTCGATCGTCAGCGTCGTCGAGGAGGTCATCACCAACCGATTCTTCGAGTCGATCGACTCGCGGCCGGGAGTCCCGGTCGGCGCCTACACGCAGACCAGCGAGTGGCTGTTCACCCAGCGCGGCGAGCCGGAAGACGGCGAGTCGGCGTAG
- a CDS encoding NADH-quinone oxidoreductase subunit N: protein MAVFELPDWMALAPALILAGTALVLFLLDSIDPHSTNRSLLAGTAIVGSLASLAVAVWYTAAGVGATGIENHGVIDVMNGQFVVDQLALYFMIIIAVVTALVAVASYDYLRDHTYQAEYYSLVILAATGMSMMAASNSLVTIFIALELTSLPSYALVAILKDNRGSVEAGLKYFLIGALSSAIFVYGVSLVYGATGSLQLEAIAGALESSDQNVVEMGGLLGLGILMLIGGIAFKTASVPFHFWAPEAYEGAPAPISAFLSSASKAAGFVLAFRVFATAFPLEATTAVIGVDWTLAFGILAIVTMTVGNFAAATQENVKRMLAYSSIGHAGYVLIGLAALSADGGDAVMGAAMMHLLVYGFMNTGAFLFVGLAEYWGVGRTFEDYNGLSKQAPFACAAMAVFMFSLAGVPPFAGFASKYLLYTATIEAAADNTILLVLAAALVINSALSLYYYSRLVKALWIEEPILDRERLAQPTGLYAAIIAAAVLTVLILPAFSPIADAATEAATAIIV, encoded by the coding sequence ATGGCGGTCTTCGAGCTCCCCGACTGGATGGCGCTCGCGCCGGCACTGATCCTGGCGGGGACGGCGCTCGTGTTGTTCCTGCTCGACAGCATCGACCCGCACTCGACGAATCGCTCGCTGCTCGCCGGCACCGCGATCGTCGGCTCACTGGCGTCGCTCGCCGTCGCGGTCTGGTACACCGCCGCCGGCGTCGGCGCGACCGGAATCGAGAACCACGGCGTCATCGACGTCATGAACGGCCAGTTCGTCGTCGACCAACTGGCGCTGTACTTCATGATCATCATCGCCGTCGTCACCGCCCTCGTCGCGGTCGCGAGCTACGACTACCTGCGGGATCACACCTATCAGGCCGAGTACTACTCGCTGGTCATCCTCGCCGCGACCGGGATGTCGATGATGGCCGCCTCGAACAGCCTCGTGACGATCTTCATCGCGCTCGAGCTGACGAGCCTCCCCTCGTACGCCCTGGTCGCCATCCTGAAGGACAACCGCGGCAGCGTCGAAGCCGGGCTGAAGTACTTCCTGATCGGCGCGCTGTCGTCGGCGATCTTCGTCTACGGCGTCTCGCTGGTCTACGGCGCGACCGGCTCGCTGCAACTCGAGGCGATCGCCGGGGCGCTCGAAAGCTCCGACCAGAACGTCGTCGAGATGGGCGGCCTCCTCGGACTCGGCATCCTCATGCTGATCGGCGGGATCGCGTTCAAGACCGCGAGCGTCCCGTTCCACTTCTGGGCCCCCGAGGCCTACGAGGGCGCGCCCGCGCCGATCTCGGCGTTCCTCTCCTCGGCCTCGAAGGCCGCCGGCTTCGTGCTCGCCTTCCGCGTGTTCGCGACGGCGTTCCCGCTCGAGGCGACGACCGCCGTGATCGGCGTCGACTGGACGCTCGCCTTCGGCATTCTCGCGATCGTCACGATGACGGTCGGGAACTTCGCGGCGGCGACCCAGGAGAACGTCAAGCGGATGCTCGCGTACTCCTCGATCGGGCACGCCGGCTACGTGCTGATCGGACTCGCGGCCCTCTCGGCAGACGGCGGCGACGCCGTCATGGGGGCCGCCATGATGCACCTGCTGGTCTACGGCTTCATGAACACGGGCGCGTTCCTGTTCGTCGGGCTGGCGGAGTACTGGGGCGTCGGCCGGACGTTCGAGGACTACAACGGCCTCTCGAAGCAGGCGCCCTTCGCCTGCGCCGCGATGGCCGTCTTCATGTTCAGCCTTGCGGGCGTCCCGCCCTTCGCCGGCTTCGCGAGCAAGTACCTGCTGTACACCGCGACCATCGAAGCGGCCGCGGACAACACGATCTTGCTCGTTCTCGCCGCCGCGCTGGTGATCAACAGCGCGCTCTCGCTGTACTACTACTCGCGGCTCGTCAAGGCACTCTGGATCGAGGAGCCGATTCTCGACCGGGAGCGGCTCGCACAGCCGACCGGGCTCTACGCGGCGATCATCGCTGCGGCAGTGCTGACGGTCCTGATCCTGCCAGCATTCAGTCCGATCGCCGACGCCGCGACCGAGGCGGCGACCGCGATCATCGTCTGA
- a CDS encoding complex I subunit 4 family protein: MMIEALIAVALLGALITFVAPNRIAGKLAFAISLVPAAISLWLFTAFDGSGNALLDGELAFESQLAWLEIGDYSISWFVGLDGISLPLVVLTTILCTLATVSSWTPIDERESQFYGLILFIEANLIGVFSALDFFVWFIFWEAVLIPMYLLIGIWGGPRRKYAAIKFFVYTNVASLVMFGSFIALVFGLGDSVTSFALPEIATAMVNGGPEGLFGLGGTALASVVFIGMFLGFAVKVPIVPFHTWLPDAHVEAPTPASILLAGVLLKMGTYALLRFNFTMFPDQVEAYAVPIAAIAVISVIYGAMLALAQTDLKRIVAYSSVSSMGYVILGLVAYTQFGIGGATFQMISHGLISGLMFMAVGVIYNATHTRMVTDMSGMADRMPIAVGILIAGAFGYMGLPLMSGFAAEYFIFFGSFGSELLAYSAVFTSLAMFGIVIVAGYLLFALQRTVFGPYRLETDYEVGRAPVHDVASMVVLLGLIIALGVAPDLIFDMITDAIDPIIGGER; this comes from the coding sequence CGCCTTCGACGGCAGCGGGAACGCCTTGCTCGATGGCGAGCTGGCGTTCGAATCGCAGCTGGCGTGGCTCGAGATCGGCGACTACTCGATCTCGTGGTTCGTCGGTCTGGACGGTATCAGCCTGCCGCTGGTCGTTCTGACGACGATCCTCTGTACGCTGGCGACCGTGAGTTCGTGGACGCCGATCGACGAACGGGAGTCCCAGTTCTACGGGCTCATCCTGTTCATCGAGGCGAACCTGATCGGCGTCTTCTCGGCGCTCGATTTCTTCGTCTGGTTCATCTTCTGGGAGGCGGTCCTGATCCCGATGTACCTGCTGATCGGTATCTGGGGCGGCCCGCGACGGAAGTACGCCGCGATCAAGTTCTTCGTCTACACGAACGTGGCGTCGCTGGTGATGTTCGGGTCGTTCATCGCGCTCGTCTTCGGGCTCGGCGACTCGGTGACGTCCTTCGCCCTGCCAGAAATCGCGACGGCGATGGTCAACGGCGGGCCCGAGGGACTCTTCGGTCTCGGTGGGACGGCACTCGCGTCCGTCGTCTTCATCGGGATGTTCCTCGGTTTCGCGGTGAAGGTGCCGATCGTCCCCTTCCACACGTGGCTACCCGACGCCCACGTCGAGGCCCCGACCCCGGCCTCGATACTGCTGGCCGGCGTCCTGCTGAAGATGGGGACCTACGCCCTGCTCCGGTTCAACTTCACGATGTTCCCGGACCAGGTCGAGGCCTACGCGGTCCCGATCGCGGCGATCGCGGTGATCAGCGTCATCTACGGCGCGATGCTGGCGCTCGCACAGACGGACCTGAAGCGGATCGTCGCCTACTCGTCCGTGTCCTCGATGGGATACGTCATCCTCGGACTGGTCGCCTACACCCAGTTCGGGATCGGCGGCGCGACCTTCCAGATGATCTCCCACGGCCTGATCTCGGGACTGATGTTCATGGCCGTCGGCGTCATCTACAACGCGACCCACACCCGGATGGTCACCGACATGTCCGGGATGGCGGATCGGATGCCGATCGCGGTCGGAATCCTCATCGCCGGTGCCTTCGGCTACATGGGACTGCCGCTGATGAGCGGCTTCGCCGCCGAGTACTTCATCTTCTTCGGCTCCTTCGGCTCCGAGTTGCTCGCGTACTCGGCCGTGTTCACCTCGCTCGCGATGTTCGGCATCGTCATCGTCGCCGGCTATCTGCTGTTCGCGCTCCAGCGGACGGTGTTCGGACCGTATCGACTCGAAACCGACTACGAGGTGGGCCGTGCGCCCGTGCACGACGTCGCGTCGATGGTCGTGTTGCTGGGGCTCATCATCGCCCTCGGCGTGGCCCCCGACCTGATCTTCGACATGATAACCGACGCAATCGATCCGATCATCGGAGGTGAGCGCTGA